A part of Streptomyces sp. NBC_00557 genomic DNA contains:
- a CDS encoding maltokinase N-terminal cap-like domain-containing protein, producing the protein MPKTITVRPRAVAGPDGPFASLSGLLREWLPRQRWFAGKDRPVTDLSVLSVTELFPGCLHLLVHASHAPVPTPGGTPPPGDCYQLLLGLREHLAPRLERAYIGRAGQGPLAGLAVYDALHDPRSAHLLLERLRQPGAAGPLRFEADPAADVPGGLPPRLLDAEQSNSSIVYGDAYILKLFRRIQPGVNPDLEVTAALAAQGCTRVPAPVAWFGTTAPQPATLGVLQPFLPDATDGWTLALRALASGDDFTAEARELGRAMAEVHLALAEAFGPAGPGENLRTAEAMCARLDAAAHAVPGLLPFVPGLRAAFAALATCDTGPPAQRIHGDLHLGQVLRAGRDWFVIDFEGEPSRPLAERCAPQSPVRDVAGMLRSFDYAARQRRPWRPEWARRCREAFCAGYAVRAGWDPRKKHALLRAHETDRAVYEVLYEARHRPDWLPVPMAAIKRLAVWGG; encoded by the coding sequence ATGCCGAAGACCATCACCGTCCGCCCCAGAGCGGTGGCGGGCCCCGACGGCCCCTTCGCCTCTCTCAGCGGGCTGCTGCGTGAGTGGCTGCCGAGGCAACGCTGGTTCGCGGGCAAGGACCGGCCCGTCACCGATCTTTCGGTGCTCTCCGTGACCGAGCTGTTCCCGGGATGTCTGCATCTGCTGGTGCACGCCTCGCACGCACCCGTGCCCACGCCGGGCGGCACTCCACCGCCCGGTGACTGCTACCAGCTGCTGCTGGGCCTGCGCGAGCACCTCGCCCCCCGGCTGGAGCGGGCGTACATCGGGCGCGCCGGCCAGGGTCCCCTCGCCGGGCTCGCCGTGTACGACGCGCTGCACGATCCGCGCTCGGCGCACCTGCTGCTGGAACGGCTGCGGCAGCCCGGTGCGGCCGGCCCGCTGCGGTTCGAGGCGGACCCGGCCGCCGACGTGCCCGGCGGTCTGCCGCCGCGTCTGCTGGACGCCGAGCAGTCCAACTCCTCGATCGTGTACGGCGACGCCTACATCCTGAAGCTGTTCCGCCGGATCCAGCCGGGCGTCAACCCGGACCTGGAGGTGACGGCCGCGCTGGCCGCGCAGGGCTGCACCCGGGTGCCCGCGCCGGTGGCCTGGTTCGGCACGACCGCGCCGCAGCCGGCCACGCTGGGCGTGCTGCAGCCGTTCCTGCCGGACGCGACCGACGGCTGGACGCTGGCGCTGCGCGCGCTCGCCTCCGGCGACGACTTCACCGCCGAGGCCCGTGAGCTGGGCCGGGCTATGGCCGAGGTGCATCTGGCGCTGGCCGAGGCGTTCGGTCCGGCAGGGCCGGGCGAGAACCTGCGCACGGCCGAGGCGATGTGCGCCCGGCTGGACGCGGCCGCGCACGCCGTACCGGGGCTGCTGCCCTTCGTGCCGGGGCTCAGGGCCGCGTTCGCGGCGCTCGCCACCTGCGACACCGGGCCGCCCGCGCAGCGCATCCACGGGGACCTGCATCTCGGGCAGGTGCTGCGGGCCGGGCGCGACTGGTTCGTCATCGACTTCGAGGGCGAGCCGTCCCGGCCGCTCGCCGAGCGGTGTGCCCCGCAGTCCCCGGTGCGGGACGTGGCGGGGATGCTGCGCTCCTTCGACTACGCGGCCCGGCAGCGCCGCCCCTGGCGACCCGAATGGGCGCGCCGCTGCCGGGAGGCGTTCTGCGCGGGCTACGCGGTCCGCGCCGGCTGGGATCCACGCAAGAAGCACGCGCTGCTGCGCGCGCACGAGACGGACAGGGCGGTGTACGAGGTGCTGTACGAGGCGAGACACCGGCCGGACTGGCTGCCGGTACCGATGGCGGCGATCAAGCGGCTCGCCGTGTGGGGAGGCTGA
- the glgB gene encoding 1,4-alpha-glucan branching enzyme — translation MALRDTALPEAAGPAPVKAAPLGPADRGRLLGGAHHDPHALLGAHPVPGGILFRALRPNARAVSVVADGKRSALHSEGDGLFAAVLPYPEIPSYTLLVAYDDAELEVHDPYRFLPALGELDLHLIREGRHEQLWQALGAEPMTHQGVAGTRFTVWAPNAQGVRVAGDFTYWDGTQYPMRSLGASGVWELFLPGIGEGARYKFEITSRYGHRFLKADPMARATEVPPDTASVVTASQYAWGDAEWMAHRGDTPVHEAPFSVYEVHLPSWKPGLTYRQLAEELPAYVKEMGFTHVELMPVAGHPFSGSWGYQVTSYYAPTPRLGSPDDFRYLVDSLHRAGIGVIMDWVPAHFPKDDWALARFDGDPLYEPGNATRAEHPDWGTYEFDYGRTEVRNFLVANAVYWCQEFHIDGLRVDAVASMLYLDYSRDSGQWEPNVFGGREDLAAVAFLQEMNATVYRRCPGVVTIAEESTAWDGVTRPTDCGGLGFGLKWNMGWMHDSLQYIQKEPVHRKYHHHEMTFSMVYAYSENYVLPISHDEVVHGKQALVSKMPGDWWQRRANHRAYLGFMWAHPGKQLLFMGQEFAQGAEWSEAHGPEWWLLADDYHSAGDHRGVRDLVRDLNTVYRATPALWQRDTDPAGFQWVLCDAADDNVFAFLRFAASGSPLLAVSNFSPVVRHDYRLWVPDSVRAWQEELNTDDVRYGGSGVGNDGPLKPEDGFLRLTLPPLATVWLRPER, via the coding sequence ATGGCCCTGCGCGACACCGCACTGCCCGAGGCCGCCGGCCCCGCGCCGGTGAAGGCCGCACCGCTCGGCCCGGCCGACCGCGGCCGGCTGCTGGGCGGCGCCCACCACGATCCGCACGCCCTGCTGGGCGCCCACCCGGTCCCGGGCGGGATCCTGTTCCGGGCACTGCGGCCGAACGCGCGCGCGGTGAGCGTCGTCGCCGACGGGAAACGGAGCGCCCTGCACTCGGAGGGCGACGGCCTGTTCGCGGCCGTGCTGCCGTACCCGGAGATCCCGTCGTACACGCTGCTGGTCGCGTACGACGACGCCGAGCTGGAGGTGCACGACCCCTACCGCTTCCTGCCCGCCCTCGGCGAGCTGGACCTGCATCTGATCCGGGAGGGCCGGCACGAGCAGCTGTGGCAGGCGCTCGGCGCCGAGCCGATGACGCACCAGGGCGTGGCAGGCACCCGTTTCACCGTGTGGGCGCCCAACGCCCAGGGGGTGCGGGTGGCCGGTGACTTCACGTACTGGGACGGCACGCAGTACCCGATGCGCTCGCTGGGCGCGTCCGGCGTGTGGGAGCTGTTCCTGCCGGGGATCGGGGAGGGCGCGCGGTACAAGTTCGAGATCACCTCGCGGTACGGCCACCGGTTCCTCAAGGCCGACCCGATGGCCCGGGCCACGGAGGTGCCGCCGGACACGGCGTCGGTCGTGACGGCGTCGCAGTACGCGTGGGGCGACGCCGAGTGGATGGCCCACCGGGGTGACACGCCGGTGCACGAGGCGCCGTTCTCGGTGTACGAGGTCCATCTGCCGTCCTGGAAGCCAGGGCTGACCTATCGTCAGCTCGCCGAGGAACTGCCCGCGTACGTCAAGGAGATGGGCTTCACGCATGTGGAGCTGATGCCGGTCGCCGGGCATCCGTTCAGCGGGTCCTGGGGCTACCAGGTCACCTCCTACTACGCGCCGACGCCCCGTCTCGGCTCCCCGGACGACTTCCGGTACCTGGTGGACTCGCTGCACCGGGCCGGCATCGGCGTGATCATGGACTGGGTGCCGGCGCACTTCCCCAAGGACGACTGGGCGCTGGCCCGGTTCGACGGGGACCCGCTGTACGAGCCCGGGAACGCGACCCGCGCCGAGCACCCGGACTGGGGGACGTACGAGTTCGACTACGGCCGCACCGAGGTGCGCAACTTCCTCGTCGCCAACGCGGTGTACTGGTGCCAGGAGTTCCACATCGACGGACTGCGCGTGGACGCCGTCGCCTCGATGCTCTACCTGGACTACTCGCGGGACTCCGGCCAGTGGGAGCCGAACGTGTTCGGCGGGCGGGAGGACCTGGCCGCGGTGGCCTTCCTGCAGGAGATGAACGCCACCGTCTACCGGCGCTGCCCGGGGGTGGTGACCATCGCCGAGGAGTCCACCGCCTGGGACGGGGTGACCCGGCCGACGGACTGCGGCGGGCTCGGCTTCGGGCTGAAGTGGAACATGGGCTGGATGCACGACTCGCTGCAGTACATCCAGAAGGAGCCGGTGCACCGCAAGTACCACCACCACGAGATGACCTTCTCGATGGTGTACGCCTACAGCGAGAACTACGTCCTGCCGATCTCCCACGACGAGGTCGTGCACGGCAAGCAGGCCCTCGTGTCGAAGATGCCCGGCGACTGGTGGCAGCGGCGCGCCAACCACCGCGCCTATCTGGGGTTCATGTGGGCCCACCCGGGCAAACAGCTGCTGTTCATGGGGCAGGAGTTCGCGCAGGGGGCAGAGTGGTCCGAGGCGCACGGCCCGGAATGGTGGCTGCTCGCGGACGACTACCACTCGGCGGGTGACCACCGAGGCGTGCGGGATCTCGTGCGGGACCTGAACACCGTGTACCGGGCGACCCCGGCGCTGTGGCAGCGGGACACCGACCCGGCGGGCTTCCAGTGGGTGCTGTGCGACGCGGCGGACGACAACGTCTTCGCGTTCCTGCGCTTCGCCGCCAGCGGCTCCCCGCTGCTCGCGGTGTCGAACTTCTCCCCCGTCGTCCGGCACGACTACCGGCTGTGGGTCCCGGACTCGGTCCGCGCCTGGCAGGAGGAGCTGAACACCGACGACGTCCGCTACGGCGGCAGCGGCGTCGGCAACGACGGTCCGCTCAAGCCCGAGGACGGGTTCCTCAGGCTCACGCTGCCGCCGCTCGCCACCGTGTGGCTCAGGCCGGAACGCTGA